The nucleotide window TATTGGTGTTTATTTTAAAACAAGTAAAGAGGCTAATAAGTTAATTGAAGAATTCATGCTTTTAGCAAATAAAAAGGTTGCTGAATTTATTGGTAAACAAAAACCTCCCAAAACTTTTGTTTATAGGGTACATGATCAGCCAGATGAAAGTAAATTATCTGCCTTACAAGGAATCGTTTCAAGATTTGGCTATAAATTAAATTTCAAGGATAGGAAGACTACAGCAGCCTCTTTGAATAACTTATTGGAAGAAGTTCAGGGTAAAAAAGAACAGAACCTAGTAGATACATTAGCAATAAGAAGTATGAGTAAGGCTATTTATACTACTGAAAATATTGGCCACTATGGTCTTGCGTTCGATTATTACACACATTTTACGTCGCCAATTAGAAGGTATCCAGATGTTATGGTTCATCGTTTATTGCAGCGGTATTTAGATCAGCAATCTAGCGCTAACCAATCGGTTTATGAAGATAAATGTGAACATAGCAGTGAAATGGAATATTTAGCCACTCAAGCAGAAAGAGATTCCATCAAATACATGCAAATTAAATTTATGGAAGATCATAAGGATGAGGAGTTTGTGGGTGTTATTTCTGGTGTTACAGATTGGGGAATATATGTTGAAATTATAGAAAATAAATGTGAAGGTATGGTTAGCACAAGAGATATGACAGATGATCGTTACGATTTTGATGAGAGACATTATGCTTTAATTGGTAGAAATACTAAAAAAATGTACCAACTAGGTGAAGAAGTTGTGGTAAAAGTTAAGAACACAGATTTGGTCAAAAAACATTTAGATTTTTATTTAATAGGAAAACATAAGGAATAATATTTGCAACAATAGATTAAAGTTTTAAATCATGAAAAACATAGCATTTTTAATTTTCTTTCTTAGTACTACGGTAATGTTTAGCCAGAAAGTGAGGGAAATTGGAGACTTTAACGAGGTAAAGGTTTACGATCGTATAGATGTTAAGATGGTACAATCTAATACCAATAAGGTTGAAATTCACGGTGAAGATCTCACCGATGTAGAAATTGTAAATAAAAATGGAGTGTTAAAAATTCGAATGGATATAGAAAAAACACTTCATGGAGAGGATAATTACGTTATACTTTATTTTACCGGTGTTAATATTATCGATGGAAATGAAGGTGCTTTTATTTCTACCGAAACATCTTTAAAACAAGAATCAATTGAATTACGATCTCAAGAAGGCGCAAGGTTAGATATAAAATTGGAAGTGACATCCGTCGATATAAAAGCTGTTACTGGTGGAGGTATAAAAACCACAGGTTCAGCAAAATATCAAGACATAAACATTAATACGGGAGGAATCTATGAAGGAGAAGATTTTATTACTGAAAACACTACAATTGCAATTAAGGCAGCAGGTGAAGCTGCAGTTAACGCAAGTAAACAGGTAGATGCAAAAGTTAGGGCTGGTGGAGATATCAGAATTTATGGTAATCCTGAAAAGGTGAATGAGGATACCGCCTTGGGAGGCCGTATTACTCGAGTAAATCAATAGCAACCTGAAATATTCTTAGTACCATCCATTTATTAAGGCGGATAATTTTTCTTTTCTTTGCATAAAGGCAGCATTTTAAATGTTAGATAATGTTTTAGCGGCTATTCCATTTGGTATCATTTTATCGTTTACCATTGGACCTGTTTTTTTTGTGTTACTTGAAACAGGAGCTACTAAAGGATTTAAACAGGCTGTTATCTTCGATATCGGCGTTATCTTTGCCGATATCGTATTTATAGCATTAGCCCTTTACAGTACGAGTGGACTTATAGATTCCATTAAAGGAGAGTCTGATTTTCTAATTTTAGGAGGTGTATTGCTTATTGTATATGGTATTATTTCCTTTATAAAAATTTCCAGATCTTTTAGAACAATTGTTAGGGAGTACCATAGAGTTGAAATTCAAAAAAATTACCATAAACTCTTTCTTAAGGGTTTTTTATTGAATTTTATAAATATTGGGGTTTTAATAGGATGGGTAGGTTTCATCATAATAGCTAATTCCCTTACCCAGTCTAGTGAAGGTATTTATTTCTTTTTAGCTACTATCTTGGCAACTTATTTTATTGTGGATTTAGCAAAGATTGCGGCAGCAAAAAAGCTAAGAAGCAAACTAACTCCCAGATTGATTTTTAAGGCTAAAAAAATAGTAGCATTGATCATTTTAGGTTTTGGTATCCTTTTATTGTTTCAAGGCTTTTTTCCGAAGGAAAAGGAAAAACTCCAGAACCGGTTAGAACATATTGGCAAGGAAATAGAATAAAAAAAGGACACAATATTGTGTCCTTTTTGTTTGGAGGCGTCTAGCGGATTCGAACCGCTGTAGAAGGTTTTGCAGACCTCTGCCTAGCCACTCGGCCAAGACGCCAAATTTCATTATGTAACTGTTTTTGAAACAGGAACGCAAATGTAAAAAAAATATATAAGGTTTACCATCAACCGGTTTTATTTTCGGCTCTTCTGCATTTGTATGGTTACCCGTTCAACATCACCACCAATTGGAGGGTTTAGTTTACTTACCCACACGATTGCATATTGTACCTTACCACTCTCGGACATAATTCGGTCTAGAATGCGTTTTCCAACCGTTTCTAGGAGATGGGTAGGTCTTAGCATTTCTTCTCTAACAACACGGTTTAAAAACACGTAATCTACAGTATCTGAAAGAGCATCTGTAGCCGCAGAGGTTTGCAAGTCGGCTTTTACTTCCAAATCCACCCTATAATCGCTACCTATTTTAGTTTCTTCCTTTAAACATCCGTGATAAGCAAATACACGAATATTTTCAACTTTTATAATTCCCACGCTTATATTTTTGGCAAATATAAGCTAGAGAAAGAAATATTATTTCAATTTCATACACTCACAACTTCCAGTTCCCCTGAAAATATCTATACCAACCGTAATCATATGGGTACCTGAATTATAATTAATAAGGTCGTTCATTATAATTTGGTAGGAGTAAGCAAAATATAATTTACTCATCATTATACCGGCCATAGGACCTATATTGAGGGGCGCCATAAACTGATCATTTAGAAAGCGGTAACTTATCCCTGCCCAGGCATAATTATCATCTCTAAAGTTTTTTCTAACCTTAACATTAAGGTCGGTTACGGACCTTCCATCACTTTCATATAATTGAAAATAGACAGATGGCTCAACTTCAATATCCTTGTTTTTGGTTTTAATTCTATAACCTGAAAAAATAGTATAATTTCTAAGTTTACCTGGTTCATAAATAGTAAAATCTTCAAGATCCTTATCCAAAATATTGGCGGCGGTTAAATTAATATAGAATGATCTATACCTGTATAAAACACCAACTTCAAAGTTATGGTTACCCAAAGCTCTATCATCAACAATAGCAGGATCTGGGATGGTTGGATCAAAATTTTCAATATCAATCCTGAAATGGTTGTAGATGTAAGAAATACCAAAAGATAAAAACTGGTCATTGCTTTCACTTAATGTTAGGTGGTGTGCAAAGGAAGCCCGTGCCCCCTGTTGACGAGTATTACCATTACGGTCATTGTAAAACAATAAACCTACCCCAGATTTATTTCCAATTCTGATGTCACCTACCAATGATTGGGTATCGGGCGCGTCTTTGATACCGACCCATTGGGTCAGTGCATTTAAACGGATTTTCATGTTTTCACCAATACCAGCATAGGTAGGGGCTATCACAAAATAATTATCTGCCAAATATTGGGTGTGGGTAGGCAAATAAACTTCTTGTGCGAAGCTATTCACACTTACGATTATCGATATAAGTAGGATTAATTTTTTCATTTGGTAGATCTTTATCTATAGAGGGTAAAATGTCCAACAAATTCTCTATTATCACTAGAATTGTTAAGCTTAATAACATACCAGTAATCTCCAGTAGGTAATGGGTTGCCATTATAGGTTCCATCCCATGAATCTACCTGGGCAAGTTCAGCTACTACCCTACCATAACGGTCGTAAATTTTGGTATAAATTCCTGGATACATTTCGGTATTACATGGTGCCCAATAATCGTTAATCCCGTCTCCATTTGGGGTAAAGTTGTTTGCTATACAGATATCAATGAATTCCATTGATATATTCGCTGTAGCTTCACAACCTAGATCATCAATCACTCTTACGGTATAGGTACCAGATTCGCTAATGCTATAAACATTATCTGTTCCCTTATCAACATCATTCAAATAGAAGGTGTAATTACCAGTACCACCTGTAACCACTGCCGTAAATTCATTGATGTCGGTTTCCGTAAGTGTAAGTGATAATGGGTCGTAAGCTTCGATGCTGAAATCATAAACCTTACTACACCCTCCATTTGTGTCTGTAACTTCAATATAATGGTCACCAGATAATAAATCAGTGAATACATTCAAGTCTTGGGCTGTATTGCCATCTAAACTATATACCACGCCTGTTTGGTCTGGGTTACCTAATATCACGGTAACTGAATTGGTAGGCATGTTTTTATCGCAAATATTTTCAATTTCCAATGTAGCCTCCAAGCTTGATGCTTCAGGCATAGGCACGATTAAATAAGTATCGCATCCACCTGAATCTTTTACAAAAATTACATGGCTAACGCCCCCTGTTAAATCAGTAAACAAGTATTGATCTTGAACAAAATTTTCGTCGTCTTGGGTGTTCAAACTTGTGAAATATGGCGCTGTACCACCTTCGATTGCAAC belongs to Aegicerativicinus sediminis and includes:
- a CDS encoding head GIN domain-containing protein — translated: MKNIAFLIFFLSTTVMFSQKVREIGDFNEVKVYDRIDVKMVQSNTNKVEIHGEDLTDVEIVNKNGVLKIRMDIEKTLHGEDNYVILYFTGVNIIDGNEGAFISTETSLKQESIELRSQEGARLDIKLEVTSVDIKAVTGGGIKTTGSAKYQDININTGGIYEGEDFITENTTIAIKAAGEAAVNASKQVDAKVRAGGDIRIYGNPEKVNEDTALGGRITRVNQ
- a CDS encoding LysE family translocator, yielding MLDNVLAAIPFGIILSFTIGPVFFVLLETGATKGFKQAVIFDIGVIFADIVFIALALYSTSGLIDSIKGESDFLILGGVLLIVYGIISFIKISRSFRTIVREYHRVEIQKNYHKLFLKGFLLNFINIGVLIGWVGFIIIANSLTQSSEGIYFFLATILATYFIVDLAKIAAAKKLRSKLTPRLIFKAKKIVALIILGFGILLLFQGFFPKEKEKLQNRLEHIGKEIE
- the folB gene encoding dihydroneopterin aldolase, encoding MGIIKVENIRVFAYHGCLKEETKIGSDYRVDLEVKADLQTSAATDALSDTVDYVFLNRVVREEMLRPTHLLETVGKRILDRIMSESGKVQYAIVWVSKLNPPIGGDVERVTIQMQKSRK
- a CDS encoding PorP/SprF family type IX secretion system membrane protein, which gives rise to MKKLILLISIIVSVNSFAQEVYLPTHTQYLADNYFVIAPTYAGIGENMKIRLNALTQWVGIKDAPDTQSLVGDIRIGNKSGVGLLFYNDRNGNTRQQGARASFAHHLTLSESNDQFLSFGISYIYNHFRIDIENFDPTIPDPAIVDDRALGNHNFEVGVLYRYRSFYINLTAANILDKDLEDFTIYEPGKLRNYTIFSGYRIKTKNKDIEVEPSVYFQLYESDGRSVTDLNVKVRKNFRDDNYAWAGISYRFLNDQFMAPLNIGPMAGIMMSKLYFAYSYQIIMNDLINYNSGTHMITVGIDIFRGTGSCECMKLK